GAAGGCGGCGCATACAGCCCGCTACGGAAATAGGTGTCGATGAAGTTCAAGCCGATCGCATGGTTACGCACTCGCACCTGTTGCGGCCCGGGCGGGGCAGGTTCGAACTCCACAATCTGCAGCACTTCCGGGCCGCCATGCTGGCTGAACTGGATACGCTTGGCCATCTCGCACTCCTGTTGTCGGGATCGGGAAAGGCCTTCTATCGGACGCCTTTGCCTGATCGCCGTCAACTGCGGCGTGCCGCCTGCCGGTGGTATGCTACGCGGCGAATTCTTCCCTGCCCGTTCCTGGTGACCCGATGACTAGCCGCACCGAGGCCGTGAAAGCCTACCTGCTCGACCTGCAAGACCGCATTTGCTCTGCCCTCGAAACCGAGGACGGTGGCGCCCGCTTTGTCGAGGATGCCTGGGTGCGCGAAGCCGGTGGCGGGGGCCGCACGCGGGTGATTGGTGAAGGCAAGGTGATCGAGAAAGGTGGCGTGAACTTCTCCCACGTGTTCGGCGCCGGGTTGCCGCCATCGGCCAGTGCTCACCGCCCCGAGCTGGCGGGCCGTGGCTTCGAGGCCTTGGGCGTGTCGCTGGTGATCCACCCGCACAACCCGCATGTGCCAACGTCCCACGCCAACGTGCGCTTCTTCATCGCCGAGAAGGAAGGCGAAGAAGCGGTGTGGTGGTTCGGTGGCGGTTTTGACCTTACGCCTTACTACGGCAACGAAGAAGACTGCATACATTGGCACCGCGTCGCCGAGCAGGCTTGTGCGCCATTTGGTGCCGATGTGTACCCACGCTATAAAGCCTGGTGCGATCGCTACTTCCACCTCAAGCACCGTGGCGAGCCACGCGGCATTGGCGGGTTGTTCTTCGATGACCTCAACGAGTGGGACTTCGACACCTGCTTCGCCTTCATTCGCGCCATCGGCGATGCCTTTGTTGATGCGTACCTGCCGATTGTACAGCGTCGCAAGGACACGCCTTACACTGCCCAGCAGCGTGAGTTCCAGGAGTACCGCCGTGGCCGCTATGTGGAATTCAACCTGGTCTACGACCGGGGTACCCTGTTCGGCCTGCAGTCGGGCGGGCGCACCGAGTCGATCCTGATGTCGCTGCCGCCGCAAGTGCGCTGGGGCTACGACTGGAAGGCCGCACCCGGCAGCGAGGAAGCGCGCTTGACCGAATACTACCTGCAAGACCGCGACTGGCTTGGCCAGTAAGCCTGTGGATAACCAAGGAGCCGTCATGGATCAGTACGTCGTTTTTGGTAACCCCATTGGCCACAGCAAGTCGCCGCTTATCCACCGCCTGTTTGCCGAGCAGACCGGGCAGCAACTGGAATACGCGACCTTGCTGGCGCCGCTGGACGAATTCAGCGATTGCGCGCGCGGCTTTTTCAAGCAAGGCAGCGGTGGCAACGTTACTGTGCCGTTCAAGGAAGAAGCTTATCGCCTGTGCGACAGCCTGACCCCCCGTGCCCAGCGTGCTGGCGCGGTGAACACCTTGAGCAAGCTGGCTGATGGCAGTTTGCAAGGCGACAACACTGATGGCGCGGGCCTGGTGCGTGACCTGACGGTGAACGCCGGGGTTGAGCTGGCAGGCAAGCGCATCCTCGTGCTTGGGGCCGGTGGCGCCGTGCGTGGTGTGCTGGAGCCGATTTTGGCCCACAAGCCGCAGACGCTGGTGATCGCCAACCGCACGGTGGAAAAGGCCGAGCAGCTGGCGCGTGAGTTTGATGAGCTAGGGCCGGTGGTGGCCAGCGGGTTTGCCTGGTTGCAGGAGCCTGTGGATGTGATCATCAATGCGACATCGGCAAGCCTGGCCGGTGAGATGCCGCCGATTGCCGACAGCCTGGTCGAGGCTGGGCGTACGGTTTGCTACGACATGATGTATGGCAAGGAGCCGACGCCGTTTTGCCAGTGGGCCAGCCGTTTGGGTGCTGCCAAGGTGCTTGATGGGCTGGGCATGCTGGCCGAGCAGGCGGCGGAGGCATTCTTTATCTGGCGTGGGGTGCGGCCGGATACGGCGCCTGTGCTGGCCGAGCTGCGCCGGCAGTTGGCTCGGGGCTGAGGTTGTTGGGGCCGCTTTGCGGCCCATCGCGGATGAATCCGCTCCTATAGGCTGATCGCGGGCCCTTGTAGGAGCGGATTTATCCGCGATGGGGTGCGAAGCGCCCCCTTCACTCTTCAAACTGAATCGGGCAAAGCTCCACCCCTTCGAGCTTCTGCAACTCCTCGATCACTTGCGGCCTAGCCCGGTGCAGCGTCAGGCTACCGCCCGTGCGTATCAGCCGCCTTGCCTCGCGGTGCAACATATCCACACCCGAGTAATCGATGAAATTCACCTGCCGCGCATCAATCACCACATGCGGGCCTTGGCAGCGTTGCAACCGCACCTGCAGGTAATGCGCCGCACCGAAGAAAATCGACCCGCCCACCCGCAGCACATCAGCCTCCCCTTCCCGGCTCTGCTGCACCCGTGGCCGCGACGTGCGCTTGAGGTAAAAGAACAGCGATGCCAGCACCCCGGCATAGATCGCCGTTTGCAACTCCAGCAGCAAGGTTGCCGCAGCGGTCAGGGCCATGACCAGAAATTCCGACCGGCTGACCCGGAACAACGCCCTGATAGCCCGATGGTCCACCAGCCCCCAACAGATCAGCAAAATGCTGCCGGCCATGGCCGGGATGGGCAGGTGTGCGATCAACCCGGCACCGGTGACGGCGAACAACGCCACCCACAGCGCCGAAAATACCCCGGCCATTGGCGATCGGGCACCCGCGTCGTAGCTCAGGCCCGAGCGAGTGAAAGACCCCGAGGACAGGTAACCGGAAAAGAACGCGCCGACGATGTTCGAGAGGCCCTGGGCTCGGATTTCCTGGTCGGCGTCGATCAACTGTTCGGAGCGCCCAGATAACGAGCGGGCAATCGACAGGCTGGTAACCAACCCGAGCATGCCCACCGCCACGGCGCTAGGTAACAGGCGCAGCATGAGCTCGACGTCCAGAAGCGGCAGCGGGCTCAAAGGAGGAAGCTGGCCAGTGAACGCGGGCACACGGGGGACATGGCCAAAAAAGCCCGGCATCAGCCAGGCCAGCAGGCTTACAACGATCAGACTTATCAACAGGCTCGGCCAGCGTGGCCGCCAGAGTTTCAGGGCCATGCCGATCACGACCGTTGCCAAGCCCAAAAGCAGTGACGGCAAGTCGACGTCACCTGCATGGCTGGCCAGGTCCTGCACGGTCTTTAGCGCCGTGGCCTGGCTTGGCAGGTCCATGCCCAGCAGGTTGGGTAACTGGCCCAAAGCAATGACGATGGCTGCGCCCAGCGTGAAGCCGAGCACCACTGAATGAGAGACGAAATTGACCAATGCGCCGAAGCGCATCAGGCCGAGCAGCAACTGGAAGATGCCGCCGAGAAACGTCAGCAGCAGTACCAAGGTCACGTAATCGGCGCTGCCCGCCACGGCCAGCGGGCTGATGCTGGCGTAGAGGACGATGGAAATGGCGGCGGTCGGGCCGCAGATCAGGTGCCAGGATGAACCCCACAGGCAAGCGATGAGTACCGGAACGATGGCCGCGTAAAGCCCGTATTCGGCAGGCAGGCCGGCGATCAGGGCGTAGGCGATGGATTGTGGCAGGGCGAGGATGGCACCGCTGAGGCCTACCAGCAGGTCTTGGCGCAGGCTGCGGCCGGTTTGGCGGGGGAGCCAAGCCAGGAAGGGCAGCAGTTGGTGGGCTCGGGGCATGCATTGATCCTGTTCAAAAGCGCAGGCGAGGGCTTTGCCCTCGTTTCGCGACACAAGGCCGCTCCCACAGGCGATTGTGTTCCGCTGTATGAGCAGCCTAACAGACGAAAATCAGAGTTTGGCCTTCAACCTTTGCGCAGCATCCGCGCCTTTTAATGTAGTCACGCCCGCCAGCCACACATCCAGTACTTCAGGATGTGCCTTCACCCAAGCCCTGGCGGCCTCATCAAAGCTGATCTTTTTATCCACAACCTCGGCCATGATGCTGTTTTCCATGTCCAGCGTGAAGCTCAGGTTACTCAGCACTTTCGCTGCATTCGGGCAGGCTTGTGGATAACCTTTGCGCGTCAGGGTAAACACTTCACCCTTGCTGCCAAACCATTTTTCCCCGCCGGTGAGGTAATGCATCTTCAATTTCACGTTCATGGGATGGGGCGTCCAGCCTAGAAACGTAATGAACTGGTTCTTCTTCACTGCACGGTCCACCTGCGCCAGCATCGCCTGCTCGCTGGACTCCACCAGCTTCCACTGGCCGAGGTTGAACTCGTTCTTGTCGATGATCTCTTTCAGCGACAGGTTGGCCGGCGCGCCGGAGCCGATCCCGTAAAGCTTCTTGTCAAACTGGTCGGCGTGCTTCTGCAGGTCGGCAAAGTCTTTTACACCGGCGTTCCACACATCGTCCGGCACGGCCAGGGTGAACTCGGTGCCTTCGAGATTGCGCGACAATTGCTGCACATCGCCTGTGGCAATGAATTTGTCATGGAAGCCTTGCTGCGCTGGCATCCAGTTGCCCAGGAAGGCATCGACCTTGCCGTCCTTGAGGCCGCCATAAATGATCGGCACCGCCAGGCTGTCGATTTTTACCTGGTAGCCGAGGCTTTCGAGCAGCAGGCGGGCTACTGCGTTGGTCGAGGCGATGTCGCTCCAGCCAGGGTCGGCCAGCTTCACGGTGTTGCATTGCGCGTCGTCGGCGTAGGCCGTGGCGGTGCCCAGGCTCATTACAAGGGCAATAACGGCTGTGGAGAACTTCTGCATGGCGGCCTCTCTTCTCAATCCATGGGTGCGGGCTGTGGATAACGTGCCTTGCGCTCGAGGTCGTCGAGATCGATGTGGTTGCGCATGTACTGTTGGCTGGCGTCCACCAACGGTTGGTGGTCCCAGCTTTTCAGCTTGCCGATGGCCAGCGCCTCAGCCACCAGGCGGCGGCGGCGCTGGCTGGCCAGTACCTGCTGGCGCAGGTTGGGGATATCCCAACGCTGGCGTGCTTCATCGACAAATGCCTGCAGCAGCGCCTGGTGGTCCGGGCTGCCGGTGAGGTTCTCCCGTTCGTGCGGGTCGCGGCTCAGGTCATAGAGTAAACATGGGTCGTCTTCGCTGTACACGAACTTGTAGGCGCCGCGGCGGATCATCATCAGCGGGCCGACCGTGCCTTCGGCCATGTATTCGCCGATCACCTCGTCATGGCCCCCCTGCCCTTGCAGGTGGCCGAGCAAAGAACGGCCGTCGAGGTGAAGCTGGTTATCCACAGCGCCTCCGGCCAGTTCCACCAGCGTCGGCAGCAGGTCACAAGTCGACACTGCAGCGGTCACGCGGCCCGGCGCGAAGCGTTTGGGCGCATGCACCAGCAGCGGTACGCGTGCCGACATCTCGAACCAGTGCATTTTGTACCAGAGGCCCCGCTCGCCAAGCATGTCGCCATGGTCGCCGGAGAACACGATGAGAGTGTTATCAGCAAGATTGCATTCTTCCAGCGTCTGCAGCAGCTGGCCGATGTTGTCGTCGATGTAGCTGCAGGCGCCAAAGTAGGCGCGGCGGGCATCGCGGATTTTGTCCACAGGCAGGGGTTTGTTCCACAAGTCGTAAACCTTGAGCAAACGCTGCGAGTGCGGGTCGAGTTCGTGCTGGGCAAATTCTGCGCGGGGCATGGGGATATCCACAGCCTCGTAGCGATCCCAGTAACGCTTCGCGATGGTGTACGGGTCGTGGGGATGGGTCATGGATACCGTCAGGCAGAACGGCCGACCATCGTTTTCGCGGACATGGTCATAGAGGTACTGGCGGGCCTTGAACACCACCTCTTCGTCGAAATCGAGCTGGTTGGTGCGCACGCAGGGCCCGGCCTGCAGCACCGACGACATGTTGTGGTACCAGCTTGGGCGCTCGTCGGGAGCATCCCAGTTCACGGCCCAGCCATAGTCGGCCGGGTAGATATCGCTGGTCAGGCGCTCTTCGTAACCATGCAGCTGGTCCGGGCCGCAGAAGTGCATCTTGCCCGACAGTGCGGTGCGGTAGCCGAGGCGGCGCAGGTAGTGGGCGTAGGTTGGTACATCGGCGGGAAAGTCGGCGGCGTTGTCGAAGGCACCGATGCGGCTGGGTAACTGGCCGCTTACCAGGGTGAAGCGCGAGGGCGCGCATAGAGGGCTGTTGCAGTAGGCAGCATCAAAGACTACGGCCTGCTCCGCCAGGCGGCTCAGGTGTGGCATCTGGATAGGGGACGAGGCGTAGATCGGCAGCAAGGGCGCGGCCATCTGGTCGGCCATGATGAACAGGATATTCGGGCGCGTCATGGTGGCTTCCATCGTTGAGGATTATGCGAACCGCTTGCCTACCAAGATGCGACTGTGGATAACATGGGTAAAGCCCATGGCGGGCAATGACTGGGATTAGCTGTGCTTATGTTTGACCACCTTGCCGAACTGTCCCTCGATGCATTGCGTGTGTTTGAAGCCGCCGCTCGACTACGGGGTTTTACCGCTGCGGCGCTGGAGCTTGGCACCACGCAGCCGGCAGTGAGCCAGCAGGTCAAACGCCTGGAGGCGCAACTGGGCACGCGGCTGTTTGACCGGATCTACCGGGGTATAGAACTGACCGAAGCGGGCTTGGCACTTTTCCAGCAAGTTCACCAAGGCTTGCAGGCCATGGATGACGGGATTGCCCAGGTCAGTGGCCGGGGCCAGCGTGAGGTGCTGCAGGTGGCCACGGACTTTGCGTTTGCCGCGTTCTGGTTGATGCCGCGCCTGCAGCGCTTCCATGAAGCTTATCCACAGGTGGATGTAAGCCTGGTTACGGGTGAGCGAAGCCAGGGCATGCTGCGTCCAGACATCGACGTTGCGGTATTGTTTGGCGACGGGCGCTTTCATCAAGGTGAGAGCCGATGGCTGTTTGATGAAGAGGTTTTCCCTGTCTGCAGCCCGCGGTTGATCCATGGCAAACCCTTGTCAGCCGTGGCTTTGCAGCGTTTGCCCCTTTTGCATTTAAGGGGTGAGCAGGCTAGCCGCTGGTTCGATTGGGCCGGGGTGTTTCGCGGGCTTGGCGTGGACAGCCCGCCGCCCGCCGGCCAACTGCGCTTCGACAACTACACGCTGCTGATCCAGGCCGCGATTGCTGGCCAGGGCGTGGCGATCGGTTGGCGGCATCTGGTCGATGGCCTGGTGGACCAGGGCTTGCTGTGTCGCCCACTGGAGGGCAGTTTGAAGTCGCGTCGGGGCTATTATGTGGTTTTGCCGCCGCGTAAACGGCGCGGGGCTTTGATCGAGCGGTTTGTCGACTGGCTGGAGCAGGAGCGCGTGGGCTAGTGGCAATGTATTCAGGAGTTAACGTGCAGAGAATCAAGGGCTATCACGCCCATGTGTATTACGACGCGTCGACTATCGAGCAGGCGCGGGAGCTGTGCGAGGAAGCGGCGCGGCTGTTCGCCGTGACCATGGGGCGTATGCACCAAAAGCCTGTGGGGCCGCACCCGGACTGGAGCTGCCAGTTGGCGTTCGGGCCAGAGGTGGTGGGTGTGGTTTTGCCGTGGCTGGCACTTTATCGCAAGGGGTTGGTGGTGTTTCTGCACCCGTTGACCGGGGATGAGCTGGCGGACCACCGGGATCATGCGATCTGGATGGGGGCTATACGGCCTTTGGATTTGTCGATTTTTGGAGGATAGTGCTGCCTTCATCGCGGATGAATCCGCCCCTACGCGTGTAGGAGCGGATTTATCCGCGATGCTGGCGACGCGGTTCAGCGGCGGGCGCCGCGCACCCCTTCAGCCAGTGCCGAGCACAGGCTCAATACACCAGTTACCGCCTGATCGGCATCCTTGGCCTGGGCAATCTTGTCGACAAGCGCCGACCCCACCACCACGCCATCGGCCAGGCGGGCGATCGCTGCAGCTTGCTCCGGCGTACGAATACCAAAACCAACACTGATCGGCAGGTCGGTATGGCGACGCAGGCGGGCAATCGCCTCGGTCACGTGCTCGGTGGTTGCGGAACCCGCACCGGTGACACCGGCTACCGACACGTAGTAGACGAAGCCGGAGCTGCGCTCCAGCACGCGCGGCAGGCGAGCGTCGTCGGTAGTCGGCGTGGTCAGGCGAATAAAGTCGATACCTGCCGCCTGAGCCGGGGTGGCAAGTTCTGCGTCGTGCTCTGGAGGCAGGTCGACGATGATCAGGCCATCGACGCCTGCTTCTTTCGCATCGGCGACAAATTCAGCCACGCCAAAGCGGTGGATCGGGTTGTAGTAACCCATCAGCACGATCGGCGTGGTCTGGTTATCCACACGGAATTCACGAACCATCTGCAGGGTTTTGGCCAAGGTCTGGCCAGCTTCCAGCGCACGTAGCGTGGCGAGCTGGATGGCCACGCCGTCAGCCATCGGGTCGGTGAACGGCATGCCCAGTTCGATCACGTCGGCGCCAGCTTCCGGCAGGCCCTTGAGGATCTGCAGCGAGGCGTCGTAGCCGGGGTCGCCAGCAGTGATGAAAGTGACCAGCGCGGAGCGGCCTTCGGCTTTCAGGTCGGCGAAGCGTTGTTCAAGACGGCTCATGCCTGTTTCTCCTGGGCGGCCATGTGGTTCATCACAGTTTGCATGTCTTTGTCGCCACGGCCCGACAGGCAGATGACCATCAGGTGGTCCTTCGGCAGGGTTGGCGCGCGCTTGATGGCTTCAGCCAGCGCGTGGGAGCTTTCCAGCGCCGGGATGATGCCTTCCAGGCGGCACGTGGCGTGGAAGGCGTCCAGCGCCTCGTCGTCGGTAATGCTGACGTACTCAACACGCTTCACTTCGTGCAGGTAAGCGTGCTCCGGGCCGATGCCCGGGTAGTCCAGGCCTGCGGAAATCGAGTGGGCGTCGGTGATCTGGCCGTCGTCATCCTGCAGCAGGTAGGTGCGGTTGCCGTGCAGTACGCCCGGCACACCACCATTGAGGCTGGCGGCATGCTTGTCGGTGTCGACGCCATGGCCACCAGCCTCGACGCCAATGATCTGCACGCTGGCATCATCGAGGAAATCGTGGAACAGGCCCATGGCGTTGGAGCCACCACCGACGCAGGCGATCAGGCTGTCAGGCAGGCGGCCTTCCTTTTCCTGCAACTGGGCGCGGGTTTCCTTGCCGATGATCGACTGGAAGTCGCGGACCATTGCTGGGTAGGGGTGCGGGCCGGCCACAGTACCGATCAGGTAGAAGGTGTCATCGACATTGGTAACCCAGTCGCGCAGCGCTTCGTTCATGGCATCTTTCAGGGTGCCGGTGCCTGCGGTGACCGGCACGATCTCGGCGCCCAGCAGTTTCATGCGGAATACGTTGGCCTGCTGTCGCTCGATGTCGGTGGCGCCCATGTAGATAACGCAGGGCAGGCCGAAGCGCGCAGCCACGGTGGCGGTCGCCACGCCGTGCATGCCGGCGCCGGTTTCGGCGATCAGGCGTTTTTTGCCCATGCGCTTGGCCAGCAGCACCTGGCCAATGCAGTTGTTCACCTTGTGTGCGCCGGTGTGGTTGAGCTCTTCACGTTTGAAGAAAATCTTGGCGCCGCCGCAGTGCTCGGTCAGGCGCTCGGCGAAGTACAGCGGGTTCGGGCGGCCGATGTAGTCACGCTGGAAGTAGGCCAGTTCTTCAAGGAACTTGGGGTCGGCCTTGGCCGCTTCGTATTCGCGGGCCAGGTCCAGCACCAGCGGCATCAGGGTTTCAGCCACGTAGCGGCCGCCGAACGAGCCGAACAGGCCGTTGGCGTCAGGGCCGGCGCGGTATTGGGTCTGGGTCATGGGGCGCTCCAGGGCGTTATGAATGAGTGATGGGCTTTACTGTAACCACCACACGCCCGGCTGAAAACCGATAAGATTGCGTAAACATGTCAGGAAAACTCACATATCAATGGCCCACGACCTCCCTCCTCTCAATGCTTTGCGCGCCTTCGAGGCGGCGGCACGCTTGAACAGCGTTAGCCAGGCTGCGGAAGTGCTGCATGTGACGCACGGTGCAGTCAGCCGTCAGGTCAAGGCGCTGGAAGAACACCTGGGTGTGGCCCTGTTCGTAAAAGAAGGGCGTGGCATCAAACTCACAGATGCCGGGGTGCGACTGCGGGACGCCAGTGGTGAGGCCTTCGACCGGCTGCGCAGTGTGTGTGCCGAGTTGAGCCGTGACGTCAGCGAAGCGCCTTTCGTGCTGGGCTGTTCTGGTAGCCTGCTGGCGCGCTGGTTCATTCCCCGGCTCGGGCGGCTGAAGGCAGATCTGCCGGAACTGCGCCTGCACCTGTCGGCAGGTGAAGGTGACCTCGACCCACGGCGCCCCGGGCTGGACGCACTACTGGTTTATGCCGAACCGCCCTGGCCTGCCGACATGCAGGTGCATGTGCTGGCGGAGGAACGCATCGGGCCGGTGCTCAGCCCGCATTTCAGTGGTTACGAGCGCTTGCGTGATGCCCCCGCCAAAGCGTTGCTCGATGAGGCTTTGCTGCACACCACGTCACGCCCGCAGGCATGGCCTACGTGGGCTGAGCAACAGGGCCTTCATGCCGCGGACTTGCAGTTTGGCCAAGCGTTCGAGCATTTGTATTACTTGCTGGAGGCTGCAGTGGCCGGGCTTGGAGTGGCTATTGCACCACAACCTTTGGTGGCCGATGACCTGCGTGCCGGGCGGCTGAGCGCACCCTGGGGGTTTTCACCCACACCGGCCGCCTTGGCTCTGTGGGTGCCACGGCGCACCGCTGATGGGCGCGCCGAGCAGTTGGCGCAGTGGCTGCGCCGCGAACTGGCTTAGTTGCGACGGTAAAGCAGGTAAGCCGCCAGCAGGCCAAGGGCGCCGATAGCCACGCCGGCGGTGGTGACCGGGTGTTCCTGCGCATAGTCGCGGGTTGCAATGCCCGTCTGGCGGGTTCGGTTCTTCACTTCCTCGTAAGCATCGCTTAGCAGGCTGCGCGAGTGTTTAAGCGCGCTTTCGGCGTTGCTGCGGATGGCCTTCACGGACTTCTGGGACTCTTCCGAGGCGTCATGCTTGAGGTTTTCCAGGGTTTTCAGAAGGCTCTCGATCTCCGCTTCCATGCTTTCCAGGGATGTTTTACGCAGCGAGTTGCGGTGCATGTTGACTCTCCTTCGCAGGGTGGGCTGTACAGGTTGCGACTGCGCTGCAACAAGAAAGTGCGATCGAACTTTGGTGCGAGGTGACGGCTCGCAGGTAAACCAGGCCTGCGCTGCTAGGCTGAACCAAACCGTCATTGAAGGAGAACACTCATGTCCGATCATCACACCTACAAGAAGATCGAACTGGTCGGCTCTTCGGCCACCAGTATCGAAGAGGCGATCAATAACGCCCTGGCGGAAGCGGGTAAAAGCATCAAGCACCTGGAGTGGTTCGAGGTGGTCGATACCCGCGGCCATATCCGGGACAACAAGGCGGCGCACTTTCAAGTAACCCTCAAGGTCGGCTTCCGGATTGCAAACAGCTGATTGAGCTGGGTGCCTTGTTGGCGCTCATATCGAATTTCATCGGTACAAGGAAAGCGAGTGATGAAGAAACTGATAGTGGCGGTAGGCCTGATGACGCTGGCGGGTAGCGCGCTGGCGGCAGGCAAGCCTTGTGAAGAGCTAAAGGCGGAAATTGCGGCGAAGCTGGATGCGAAGGGCGTCAGCGGCTACACGCTGGAAATCGTCAGCAAGGGCGAACCGGCAGGCAAAGTGGTGGGTACCTGTGAGGGTGGCACCAAGGAAATTGTCTATCGTCGGGGTTAGACGGCAGTTCTTCGCGGGTAGCCCAACTTCCCACCCTGTGGGAGCGGGTTTACCCGCGAACAGCCTTACTCGGACTTGAGCGCCTGCGCCAACAGCTCGTAAGACCTGACCCGGTCGGCATGTTCATACAAATCACAGGTGAAGATCAGCTCATCCGCACCGGTCTGCTCCAGCAGCACTTCCACCTTGGCCCGTACTTTCTGCGGGCTGCCAATCATCGCCAGCCCCAGGAAGCTGCCCACGGCATCCCGTTCATGGGGCAGCCACAGGCCATCCATGCTCGGAACCGGCGGTTTCTGCATCAGGCTCTGGCCACGCATCAGGGCCAGGATGCGCTGATACACCGATGTCGCCAGATACTCGGCCTGCTCATCGGTATCGGCGACCACCATTGGTACGCCAAGCATCACGTACGGCTTGTCCAGTGTGGTGGAGGGCTTGAAATGGTTGCGGTACACGCGGATCGCCTCATGCATGTAACGCGGCGCGAAGTGCGAGGCGAAGGCGTAGGGCATGCCGCGCATGCCAGCCAACTGGGCGCTGAATAGGCTGGAACCCAGCAGCCACATCGGCACTTCGGTGTCATGACCCGGCACGGCGATCACTTTTTGATCATCGGTACGCGGGCCAAGGTACCGCGACAATTCCTCTACATCATCCGGGAAGTCGTCGGCACTGCCCGAGCGCTCGCGCCGCAGGGCGTGGGCGGTCATCTGGTCTGAGCCGGGGGCGCGGCCCAGGCCCAGGTCGATGCGCCCTGGGTAAAGGCTGGCGAGGGTGCCGAACTGCTCGGCGATTACCAGCGGCGCATGGTTGGGCAGCATGACCCCACCCGAACCAATGCGGATGGTTGAGGTACCGCCAGCGAGGTAGCCGATCAACACCGAGGTGGCGGAGCTGGCGATACCATCCATATTGTGGTGTTCAGCCACCCAGAACCGGTTGTAGCCAAAGCGTTCGGCATGCTGTGCCAGGTCCAGTGAGTTGCGCAGTGACTGCGCTGGGCCTTGATCGGCACGCACCGGCACCAGGTCGAGGGTGGAAATTTTCAGGTCACGCAGCTGCGTCATCGGAGCCTCCGCAGAAAGTGGGTGGCCACAGGGCCTTTCAGACTCTGTATGGGCACATTGCGTCGATTCCAATGCCAGTTGAGCGATTCGTCTGAACTTGCCGTAGGGCGATGGCCTCACAAGGCATAGATACCAGACCGAATGACCAGGAGGCATCATGAAAAAAACAGCATCGGCGATCTGGCAAGGTGGCCTGAAAGACGGTAAAGGGTTGTTGTCCACCGAA
The genomic region above belongs to Pseudomonas sp. PSKL.D1 and contains:
- the trpA gene encoding tryptophan synthase subunit alpha, producing MSRLEQRFADLKAEGRSALVTFITAGDPGYDASLQILKGLPEAGADVIELGMPFTDPMADGVAIQLATLRALEAGQTLAKTLQMVREFRVDNQTTPIVLMGYYNPIHRFGVAEFVADAKEAGVDGLIIVDLPPEHDAELATPAQAAGIDFIRLTTPTTDDARLPRVLERSSGFVYYVSVAGVTGAGSATTEHVTEAIARLRRHTDLPISVGFGIRTPEQAAAIARLADGVVVGSALVDKIAQAKDADQAVTGVLSLCSALAEGVRGARR
- the trpB gene encoding tryptophan synthase subunit beta, with translation MTQTQYRAGPDANGLFGSFGGRYVAETLMPLVLDLAREYEAAKADPKFLEELAYFQRDYIGRPNPLYFAERLTEHCGGAKIFFKREELNHTGAHKVNNCIGQVLLAKRMGKKRLIAETGAGMHGVATATVAARFGLPCVIYMGATDIERQQANVFRMKLLGAEIVPVTAGTGTLKDAMNEALRDWVTNVDDTFYLIGTVAGPHPYPAMVRDFQSIIGKETRAQLQEKEGRLPDSLIACVGGGSNAMGLFHDFLDDASVQIIGVEAGGHGVDTDKHAASLNGGVPGVLHGNRTYLLQDDDGQITDAHSISAGLDYPGIGPEHAYLHEVKRVEYVSITDDEALDAFHATCRLEGIIPALESSHALAEAIKRAPTLPKDHLMVICLSGRGDKDMQTVMNHMAAQEKQA
- a CDS encoding LysR family transcriptional regulator, whose translation is MAHDLPPLNALRAFEAAARLNSVSQAAEVLHVTHGAVSRQVKALEEHLGVALFVKEGRGIKLTDAGVRLRDASGEAFDRLRSVCAELSRDVSEAPFVLGCSGSLLARWFIPRLGRLKADLPELRLHLSAGEGDLDPRRPGLDALLVYAEPPWPADMQVHVLAEERIGPVLSPHFSGYERLRDAPAKALLDEALLHTTSRPQAWPTWAEQQGLHAADLQFGQAFEHLYYLLEAAVAGLGVAIAPQPLVADDLRAGRLSAPWGFSPTPAALALWVPRRTADGRAEQLAQWLRRELA
- a CDS encoding DUF883 family protein yields the protein MHRNSLRKTSLESMEAEIESLLKTLENLKHDASEESQKSVKAIRSNAESALKHSRSLLSDAYEEVKNRTRQTGIATRDYAQEHPVTTAGVAIGALGLLAAYLLYRRN
- a CDS encoding dodecin, yielding MSDHHTYKKIELVGSSATSIEEAINNALAEAGKSIKHLEWFEVVDTRGHIRDNKAAHFQVTLKVGFRIANS
- a CDS encoding DUF1161 domain-containing protein; amino-acid sequence: MKKLIVAVGLMTLAGSALAAGKPCEELKAEIAAKLDAKGVSGYTLEIVSKGEPAGKVVGTCEGGTKEIVYRRG
- a CDS encoding LLM class flavin-dependent oxidoreductase gives rise to the protein MTQLRDLKISTLDLVPVRADQGPAQSLRNSLDLAQHAERFGYNRFWVAEHHNMDGIASSATSVLIGYLAGGTSTIRIGSGGVMLPNHAPLVIAEQFGTLASLYPGRIDLGLGRAPGSDQMTAHALRRERSGSADDFPDDVEELSRYLGPRTDDQKVIAVPGHDTEVPMWLLGSSLFSAQLAGMRGMPYAFASHFAPRYMHEAIRVYRNHFKPSTTLDKPYVMLGVPMVVADTDEQAEYLATSVYQRILALMRGQSLMQKPPVPSMDGLWLPHERDAVGSFLGLAMIGSPQKVRAKVEVLLEQTGADELIFTCDLYEHADRVRSYELLAQALKSE